In a single window of the Arachis hypogaea cultivar Tifrunner chromosome 6, arahy.Tifrunner.gnm2.J5K5, whole genome shotgun sequence genome:
- the LOC112697170 gene encoding ABC transporter I family member 11, chloroplastic isoform X2 has translation MAISLSTPPPFRFLSGSPPPFPLSNLTPISPSLNHNRLSSSRFNFPAPTTKLPTINCNYTAFEVRDVSYQPPGTQLKLLNSVSFSLPEKSFGLIFGQSGSGKTTLLQLLAGISKPTTGSIYSQKYGNDGNPIQPPEPLSPERVGIVFQFPERYFLAETVLDEVTFGWPRQKGSYQLRENLALGLQRAINWVGLNGISLDKNPHSLSGGYKRRLALAIQLVQIPDLLILDEPLAGLDWKARADVVKLLKHLKRELTVLVVSHDLSG, from the exons ATGGCCATCTCTTTAAGCACTCCTCCTCCCTTTCGCTTCCTCTCAGGCTCACCACCCCCATTCCCCCTTTCTAATTTAACCCCAATTTCACCCTCACTCAACCATAATCGCCTCAGTTCTTCCAGGTTCAATTTCCCTGCACCAACAACCAAGCTTCCCACCATCAACTGCAATTACACCGCTTTTGAA GTTAGAGATGTTAGCTATCAGCCTCCGGGGACTCAGCTTAAGCTACTGAATTCAGTTAGTTTCTCACTTCCGGAGAAAAG TTTTGGTCTAATTTTCGGACAAAGTGGAAGTGGGAAAACAACACTCTTGCAG CTTCTTGCAGGAATAAGCAAACCGACCACTGGATCCATTTACAGCCAAAAGTATGGAAATGATGGAAATCCTATCCAGCCTCCTGAGCCTTTGTCACCAGAAAGAGTTGGTATTGTCTTCCAGTTTCCTGAGAG GTATTTTTTAGCTGAAACTGTGCTTGATGAAGTCACTTTTGGGTGGCCAAGGCAAAAGGGTAGCTATCAATTGAGAGAAAATCTTGCTTTAGGGCTTCAAAGGGCAATTAACTGG GTTGGATTGAATGGGATATCATTGGACAAAAATCCTCACTCCCTTAGCGGCGGTTACAAACGCCGCCTTGCTTTGGCAATTCAATTA GTGCAAATCCCTGATCTATTGATATTGGATGAGCCTCTTGCTGGACTTG ATTGGAAAGCACGTGCAGATGTTGTGAAGCTTTTAAAGCATCTAAAAAGGGA